Proteins from one Primulina huaijiensis isolate GDHJ02 chromosome 18, ASM1229523v2, whole genome shotgun sequence genomic window:
- the LOC140964415 gene encoding S-adenosylmethionine decarboxylase proenzyme-like gives MALPVSAIGFEGFEKRLEITFFEPSIFADPEGKGLRVLAKPQLDEILGPAECTIVASLSNEYVDSYVLSESSLFVYAYKIIIKTCGTTKLLLSIPPILKLAKSLSLSIKTVRYTRGSFIFPGAQSYPHRNFSEEVAVLDGYFASLGSGRGKAYVMGGSDKRKKWHVYSACASSAEYFNPVYTLEMCMTGLDKEKASVFYKKESSSATLVTHESGIRNILPESDICDFEFEPCGYSMNSIEGAAISTIHVTPEDGFSYASFEASGYDFKAVTLGPLIGRVLSCFEPKEFSISLHADVGSKPMPPAFMLDLKGYLHDGKSQENLGAAGSIIYQKFVKTEFCGSPISILKCCGEEDGDEEEKE, from the coding sequence ATGGCTCTACCTGTCTCTGCTATTGGTTTCGAAGGCTTTGAAAAGAGGCTTGAAATCACCTTTTTTGAGCCTAGCATCTTTGCTGATCCTGAAGGAAAGGGTCTTCGTGTTCTTGCCAAACCACAGTTGGATGAGATTTTGGGACCTGCTGAATGCACCATAGTTGCTTCCCTGTCGAATGAGTATGTTGACTCATATGTTCTCTCTGAGTCTAGCCTCTTTGTGTATGCTTACAAAATCATCATAAAAACTTGTGGGACGACAAAATTGCTTCTATCAATCCCTCCCATTCTGAAGTTGGCTAAATCCCTCTCCCTCTCAATTAAAACTGTAAGGTATACCCGTGGAAGCTTCATTTTCCCCGGGGCTCAGTCATATCCTCATCGCAACTTTTCTGAAGAAGTAGCTGTCCTAGATGGCTATTTTGCGAGTCTTGGTTCTGGAAGGGGCAAAGCTTATGTTATGGGCGGTTCAGACAAACGAAAGAAATGGCATGTTTATTCTGCGTGTGCAAGCTCTGCTGAGTATTTTAACCCTGTTTACACTCTAGAGATGTGTATGACTGGCTTGGACAAGGAGAAAGCATCTGTTTTCTATAAGAAAGAATCTAGCTCCGCAACTCTGGTGACTCACGAGTCAGGCATAAGAAACATTCTCCCTGAATCAGACATATGTGACTTCGAGTTTGAGCCATGTGGTTATTCCATGAACTCCATTGAAGGAGCTGCAATCTCTACTATCCATGTTACACCAGAAGACGGATTTAGCTACGCCAGCTTTGAAGCATCTGGGTATGATTTTAAGGCTGTGACTCTTGGCCCGCTGATTGGGAGGGTTTTGTCTTGTTTCGAGCCTAAAGAGTTTTCCATATCATTGCATGCTGATGTTGGTTCTAAGCCAATGCCTCCAGCTTTCATGCTTGATCTGAAAGGTTACTTGCATGACGGGAAAAGCCAAGAAAATTTAGGAGCGGCTGGATCAATAATCTACCAGAAGTTTGTGAAGACTGAATTCTGTGGTTCTCCTATATCGATACTGAAATGTTGTGGAGAAGAGGACGGTGATGAAGAAGAAAAGGAGTAG